A single region of the Methanomassiliicoccales archaeon genome encodes:
- a CDS encoding DegT/DnrJ/EryC1/StrS family aminotransferase, translated as MRIGLCKPVVTEEMIEAATDALRNERFVLGESVFKFEEAFADYVGTEHAVSVSSGTAALTLTLIAMGIKGNEILTTPLSFVATATSIVHAGGTPRFTDVQEDDFLIDPTDIVTRLTERTKGVVPVHLFGHPCEMDAILEIASERGLAVVEDAAQAHGAKYKNRRTGSLGDAGCFSFYSTKNMTVGGDGGMVTTDDERLAEDIRKLRHCGRVSQYIHDVFGFTSRLNSANAAFGLVQLKYLDEWNERRRAIASRYTERLRYLEGITTPPMPSRYRTPVFHLYAIRAENRDGLANHLNTQGIECGIHYPVPIHLQPVYREVYGYKEGEFPVSESLTGRLLSLPMFPEMTDEEVDYVCECIEDYYGGLE; from the coding sequence ATGAGAATAGGCCTTTGCAAACCGGTCGTCACGGAGGAGATGATAGAAGCCGCAACCGACGCTCTGAGGAACGAGAGATTCGTTCTGGGTGAGAGCGTTTTCAAGTTCGAGGAGGCTTTTGCCGACTACGTAGGAACGGAGCACGCCGTCTCCGTCTCGTCAGGAACCGCAGCCCTTACTCTCACGTTGATCGCTATGGGCATCAAAGGGAATGAGATACTCACTACCCCATTGTCTTTTGTGGCCACCGCCACCAGCATCGTGCATGCCGGTGGGACGCCCCGTTTTACAGACGTCCAGGAGGACGATTTCCTCATTGACCCCACGGACATTGTTACCAGGTTGACTGAACGGACAAAGGGCGTGGTACCAGTTCACCTCTTCGGGCACCCTTGTGAAATGGATGCAATATTGGAGATTGCCTCTGAAAGGGGATTGGCGGTCGTCGAGGACGCTGCTCAGGCGCACGGGGCCAAATACAAGAACAGGAGGACGGGGTCTCTGGGCGACGCCGGATGCTTCTCCTTCTACTCCACCAAGAACATGACAGTGGGTGGCGATGGAGGTATGGTTACCACAGATGATGAACGACTGGCCGAGGACATTCGGAAGTTGAGGCACTGTGGCAGGGTCTCCCAATATATTCATGATGTATTCGGTTTCACCTCGAGGCTGAATAGCGCTAATGCCGCCTTTGGGTTAGTTCAATTGAAGTACTTGGACGAATGGAATGAGCGGAGGAGGGCGATAGCATCACGCTATACTGAACGCCTCCGGTATTTGGAGGGAATAACGACTCCACCCATGCCTTCCAGGTATCGCACACCTGTTTTTCATTTGTATGCGATCCGAGCAGAGAACAGGGACGGGTTGGCCAATCACCTGAACACCCAGGGGATTGAGTGTGGTATCCATTATCCAGTTCCAATTCACCTGCAACCCGTTTACAGGGAGGTGTACGGTTACAAGGAAGGGGAATTTCCTGTGAGCGAGTCGTTGACCGGTAGGCTACTCTCTCTGCCAATGTTTCCGGAGATGACCGACGAAGAGGTCGACTACGTCTGCGAGTGCATAGAAGATTATTACGGAGGGCTTGAATGA
- a CDS encoding glycosyltransferase yields the protein MKVSVVLNVMNEERNIADLLDSLIVQEQPLEVVVVDAKSKDRTREIVQEYADKHDFIKLYIKPGTRGESTNFGISMAQGDIIAFVGGDCIANPFWIKEIRRTIMEGADMAAGKVINIGLSAWEDLERVELFHKGFDISFPSCNMAFRRDVLEEVGFFDPWFITAEDIDLNFRSVDAGYSLIYNPNSIIYHRARGTVYGFFKQAFWNGVGRKQLTLKHGRLWGSYDPLKMFRQKMNAWALLRLFCAMAGYVAFKFFGNKGPYPR from the coding sequence ATGAAGGTCAGTGTAGTGCTCAATGTCATGAACGAGGAGCGCAACATTGCGGACCTCCTCGACAGCCTGATCGTCCAAGAACAGCCTCTGGAGGTGGTGGTGGTCGACGCCAAGAGCAAGGACCGCACCAGAGAGATCGTCCAAGAGTATGCGGATAAACACGATTTCATCAAGTTGTATATCAAACCGGGAACGAGAGGTGAGAGCACCAACTTCGGCATCTCAATGGCTCAAGGAGATATCATTGCCTTCGTGGGTGGAGACTGCATCGCCAACCCTTTCTGGATCAAGGAGATCAGAAGGACGATAATGGAAGGGGCGGACATGGCTGCAGGCAAGGTCATCAACATAGGTTTGAGTGCATGGGAGGACCTTGAAAGAGTTGAACTCTTCCACAAGGGGTTCGATATTTCATTTCCAAGCTGCAACATGGCTTTCCGCAGGGATGTGCTGGAGGAGGTTGGCTTCTTCGATCCATGGTTCATAACGGCGGAGGATATCGACCTCAACTTCAGGTCAGTGGATGCTGGATACTCGCTCATCTACAACCCAAACTCGATCATCTATCATCGGGCCAGGGGTACGGTCTACGGATTCTTCAAGCAGGCTTTCTGGAATGGTGTCGGGAGGAAACAGCTGACTTTGAAGCACGGTCGACTTTGGGGTTCATACGATCCTCTTAAAATGTTCAGGCAGAAGATGAACGCCTGGGCCCTTTTAAGGTTGTTCTGCGCGATGGCTGGATATGTGGCTTTCAAGTTCTTTGGCAACAAGGGGCCCTATCCTAGGTAA
- a CDS encoding N-acetyltransferase, whose product MKLMGKFYQIEDCKIGEGTVVWDFVNLFGCTIGKGCRIGSYAEIGRGVIIGDRCKVEPYAFIPPGVIIEDEVFIGPHVCFTNDYYPRAVGDWEIVPTTVEKGASIGANSTILCGITVGEGAMVAAGSVVTKNVPPRTLVAGNPAVEKGMVRK is encoded by the coding sequence ATGAAGCTCATGGGCAAGTTCTACCAGATCGAGGACTGCAAGATCGGCGAGGGGACCGTTGTTTGGGATTTCGTCAACCTCTTTGGATGCACGATAGGGAAGGGATGTAGGATTGGATCCTACGCAGAGATCGGAAGAGGCGTCATCATAGGCGATCGTTGCAAGGTGGAGCCGTATGCTTTCATTCCCCCTGGTGTCATCATAGAGGACGAAGTATTCATCGGCCCTCATGTCTGCTTCACCAACGATTACTACCCAAGGGCGGTTGGGGATTGGGAAATTGTGCCAACCACCGTCGAGAAGGGGGCGTCAATAGGAGCGAACAGCACCATACTATGCGGGATCACGGTCGGAGAAGGGGCCATGGTCGCAGCGGGTTCAGTCGTAACTAAGAATGTCCCTCCAAGGACATTGGTTGCCGGAAATCCAGCGGTTGAGAAGGGGATGGTCAGAAAATGA
- a CDS encoding zinc ribbon domain-containing protein: protein MPYCPNCGKNVGVGENYCPTCGSNLSQQQAQTDYTASQPDYSQPIQRDYSGY, encoded by the coding sequence TTGCCATATTGTCCAAACTGCGGCAAGAATGTTGGCGTTGGTGAGAATTACTGTCCCACTTGCGGATCCAACCTGTCGCAGCAGCAAGCACAGACCGACTACACGGCATCGCAGCCAGACTACTCCCAGCCGATCCAAAGAGACTATTCAGGATACGA
- a CDS encoding Gfo/Idh/MocA family oxidoreductase has protein sequence MRNINVAVLGTGYWGRKIVDEYCNIPSVKLKAVADISDENLEFCRDRYGVENLYKDYREVIEDDSITAVNVCLPNNLHYKVCREALESGKHVLVEKPMTLTSEEGWELVNLAQEDNLTLSVGHIYRFNNAMLEIKRLIDQKFFGRVFLMNFEWKNLERPFQDRDVIVDLAPHYFDIMNFLLGDWPSRITCIGRPYRRGELEEAAYIISELKSGTLAHADINWLSPKKVRQIEIVGENRSVIIDAVAQEATVHESGYTYRLGIERNNTIRTELVHFLQSIGDPLTETRNSGIIGVKTVEMIEQAKRSLVEGKTATLPY, from the coding sequence ATGAGGAACATCAATGTTGCTGTTCTAGGTACGGGCTACTGGGGAAGGAAAATAGTTGATGAGTACTGCAATATACCGAGTGTTAAGCTCAAGGCCGTTGCCGACATCTCGGATGAGAATCTGGAATTCTGCCGGGACAGGTACGGGGTTGAGAACCTCTACAAGGATTATCGGGAAGTCATAGAGGACGACTCCATCACTGCTGTGAATGTATGCCTCCCCAACAACCTTCATTATAAAGTGTGCCGGGAGGCCCTTGAATCAGGGAAGCATGTCCTGGTCGAAAAGCCGATGACTCTTACATCTGAAGAGGGTTGGGAGTTGGTCAACCTGGCTCAGGAAGACAACCTCACTCTGTCCGTAGGGCATATATATCGTTTCAACAACGCCATGTTGGAGATCAAGCGACTGATCGATCAGAAATTCTTCGGAAGGGTGTTTCTCATGAACTTCGAGTGGAAGAATTTGGAGAGGCCTTTCCAGGACAGGGACGTCATAGTGGACCTAGCACCTCATTACTTCGATATTATGAACTTCCTCCTGGGGGACTGGCCCTCTAGGATCACATGTATCGGACGTCCCTATCGTAGGGGCGAGCTGGAGGAAGCGGCCTACATCATATCCGAGCTCAAATCGGGCACCTTGGCACACGCTGACATCAACTGGCTTTCACCCAAGAAGGTAAGGCAGATCGAGATTGTTGGAGAGAACCGATCTGTCATCATCGACGCTGTCGCCCAGGAAGCCACGGTGCACGAGAGCGGTTACACATATCGTTTGGGCATTGAACGCAACAACACAATAAGGACAGAATTGGTACACTTCCTTCAGTCGATCGGCGATCCGCTCACCGAGACCAGGAACAGCGGCATCATCGGTGTCAAGACAGTGGAGATGATCGAGCAGGCGAAGCGTTCCCTTGTCGAGGGAAAGACCGCAACCCTTCCCTATTAG